The Drosophila biarmipes strain raj3 chromosome 2L, RU_DBia_V1.1, whole genome shotgun sequence genome has a window encoding:
- the LOC127010671 gene encoding uncharacterized protein LOC127010671 produces the protein MARTKQTARKSTGGKAPRKQLATKAARKSAPATGGVKKPHRYRPGTVALREIRRYQKSTELLIRKLPFQRLVREIAQDFKTDLRFQSSAVMALQEASEAYLVGLFEDTNLCAIHAKRVTIMPKDIQLARRIRGERVNSKMARTKQTARKSTGGKAPRKQLATKAARKSAPATGGVKKPHRYRPGTVALREIRRYQKSTELLIRKLPFQRLVREIAQDFKTDLRFQSSAVMALQEASEAYLVGLFEDTNLCAIHAKRVTIMPKDIQLARRIRGERA, from the exons atggcccgtaccaagcaaaccgctcgcaaatcgactggtggcaaggcgccacgcaagcaactggctacaaaggccgctcgcaagagcgcccccgccaccggaggcgtgaagaagcctcatcggtaccgccctggaactgttgccctgcgtgagatccgtcgataccagaagagtaccgagctgctgatccgcaagctgcctttccagcgtctggtgcgtgaaatcgctcaggacttcaagactgacctgcgattccagagctcggcggtgatggctctgcaggaagctagcgaggcctatctagtaggcctctttgaagataccaacttgtgtgccattcatgccaagcgtgtcaccatcatgcccaaggacatccagttggcccgtcgcattcgcggcgagcgt gtgaattcgaaaatggcccgtaccaagcaaaccgctcgcaaatcgactggtggcaaggcgccacgcaagcaactggctacaaaggccgctcgcaagagcgcccccgccaccggaggcgtgaagaagcctcatcggtaccgccctggaactgttgccctgcgtgagatccgtcgataccagaagagtaccgagctgctgatccgcaagctgcctttccagcgtctggtgcgtgaaatcgctcaggacttcaagactgacctgcgattccagagctcggcggtgatggctctgcaggaagctagcgaggcctatctagtaggtctctttgaagataccaacttgtgtgccattcatgccaagcgtgtcaccatcatgcccaaggacatccagttggcccgtcgcattcgcggcgagcgtgcttag
- the LOC127010672 gene encoding histone H3-like, with amino-acid sequence MARTKQTARKSTGGKAPRKQLATKAARKSAPATGGVKKPHRYRPGTVALREIRRYQKSTELLIRKLPFQRLVREIAQDFKTDLRFQSSAVMALQEASEAYLVGLFEDTNLCAIHAKRVTIMPKDIQLARRIRGERRTKQTARKSTGGKAPRKQLATKAARKSAPATGGVKKPHRYRPGTVALREIRRYQKSTELLIRKLPFQRLVREIAQDFKTDLRFQSSAVMALQEASEAYLVGLFEDTNLCAIHAKRVTIMPKDIQLARRIRGERA; translated from the exons atggcccgtaccaagcaaaccgctcgcaaatcgactggtggcaaggcgccacgcaagcaactggctacaaaggccgctcgcaagagcgcccccgccaccggaggcgtgaagaagcctcatcggtaccgccctggaactgttgccctgcgtgagatccgtcgataccagaagagtaccgagctgctgatccgcaagctgcctttccagcgtctggtgcgtgaaatcgctcaggacttcaagactgacctgcgattccagagctcggcggtgatggctctgcaggaagctagcgaggcctatctagtaggcctctttgaagataccaacttgtgtgccattcatgccaagcgtgtcaccatcatgcccaaggacatccagttggcccgtcgcattcgcggcgagcgt cgtaccaagcaaaccgctcgcaaatcgactggtggcaaggcgccacgcaagcaactggctactaaggccgctcgcaagagcgcccccgccaccggaggcgtgaagaagcctcatcggtaccgccctggaactgttgccctgcgtgagatccgtcgataccagaagagtaccgagctgctgatccgcaagctgcctttccagcgtctggtgcgtgaaatcgctcaggacttcaagactgacctgcgattccagagctcggcggtgatggctctgcaggaagctagcgaggcctatctagtaggcctctttgaagataccaacttgtgtgccattcacgccaagcgtgtcaccatcatgcccaaggacatccagttggcccgtcgcattcgcggcgagcgtgcttag